Proteins from a genomic interval of Gossypium hirsutum isolate 1008001.06 chromosome A09, Gossypium_hirsutum_v2.1, whole genome shotgun sequence:
- the LOC107889652 gene encoding telomere repeat-binding protein 5 isoform X8, which yields MFLDMVSQTRLEYGFIGYQVPVFPRASRSARVRVPIRKKSGNNEKHAFEILVSVAGDFLQEGETFVPPNCKKDQQNACKNRVLKEQEDEIQSSKCNLSDKETYNEKTLSGYHQIRTVNKFSHAPDQFNLKPYSSLKGFDKLANVSGRNANHSSELGISSLISGEFSVGQFEDARAELSIIQTVKSETLQPTGSLDALEMDCKPPHYFCSGSKTSLFKDWTTLGPSRRSDTIETVSRDDNGNYMADQRIKNLSSSRRWRVSPNLNGGASFRNDGKRRKIFHDGRTSYSRQRSKRISPLKRRDFFNQCRFSGSDRGFQLDDRFNSAADKRVDDDNYCAAIRVASSVASPHPHPGSRDRNVKLRIKSFKVPELLVEIPTTATVGSLKRSVMEAVTTVLGDGLHVGILLQGKKVRDDSKTLIQTGISRDGKHRNLGFMLEPRHAQIKLPRCLGEQGITSHATSFTLDPRTSSISLDPPVAGCINGAQRDHHLVPSLPNISASTTLPNSQSRVSVPAISGEALAVVPIHHRAGRREFVQRRIRRPFSVSEVEALVQAVEKLGTGRWRDVKLRAFDNAKHRTYVDLKVNGPFLFLLQIGG from the exons ATGTTTTTAG ACATGGTGTCACAGACAAGATTGGAATATGGTTTCATCGGCTACCAGGTGCCTGTGTTCCCTCGAGCTTCTAGATCAGCAAGG GTTAGGGTGCCAATTAGGAAGAAAAGTGGGAACAATGAGAAACATGCTTTCGAAATTTTGGTTAGTGTAGCTGGTGATTTTTTGCAGGAAGGTGAAACTTTTGTGCCTCCTAACTGTAAAAAGGATCAGCAAAATGCTTGTAAGAATCGTGTTTTAAAGGAACAAGAGGATGAGATTCAATCATCGAAGTGCAACCTTTCCGATAAGGAAACGTACAATGAAAAAACTTTATCTGGTTATCACCAAATCCGTACAGTGAATAAGTTCTCACATGCTCCAGACCAGTTTAATTTGAAACCCTATTCAAGTTTAAAGGGCTTCGATAAGTTGGCCAATGTCAGTGGTAGAAACGCAAACCATTCTTCTGAATTAGGCATTTCTTCTCTTATATCTGGGGAATTTTCTGTAGGGCAATTTGAGGATGCAAGAGCTGAACTTTCAATCATTCAAACTGTAAAAAGTGAAACTCTTCAGCCTACAGGCAGTTTGGATGCGTTGGAAATGGACTGTAAACCTCCTCATTATTTCTGTTCAGGAAGCAAGACATCATTGTTCAAGGATTGGACAACTCTGGGTCCTTCTAGGCGTTCTGATACTATAGAGACAGTTAGTAGAGATGATAACGGAAATTACATGGCAGATCAAAGAATTAAGAACCTGTCTTCATCCAGACGTTGGAGAGTATCTCCGAATTTGAATGGTGGGGCTTCCTTTAGAAATG ATGGGAAAAGAAGAAAGATTTTCCACGATGGGAGAACTAGTTATAGTCGTCAAAGATCGAAGAGGATCTCTCCTTTGAAGAGAAGGGATTTCTTTAATCAATGCCGCTTCTCTGGGTCGGATCGAGGCTTTCAGCTTGATGACAGATTCAATTCTGCTGCTGACAAGAGAGTCGATGATGATAATTATTGTGCAG CCATTAGAGTGGCATCCTCAGTTGCAAGTCCACATCCACATCCTGGGTCCAGAGACCGTAATG TGAAGCTTCGGATTAAATCCTTCAAGGTTCCAGAACTTCTTGTTGAGATTCCTACAACCGCCACTGTTGGTTCACTGAAA AGGTCAGTCATGGAAGCAGTGACTACTGTACTTGGAGATGGCTTACATGTCGGCATCCTTCTTCAAGGAAAGAAGGTTAGAGATGACAGTAAAACTCTAATTCAGACTGGTATTTCTCGAGATGGCAAGCATCGTAATTTGGGATTTATGTTGGAGCCCAGGCACGCACAAATTAAACTACCTCGATGCTTGGGAGAGCAGGGGATAACAAG TCATGCGACATCTTTTACTCTAGATCCGAGGACTTCTAGCATCTCCCTTGATCCTCCTGTGGCTGGTTGCATCAATGGTGCTCAAAGGGACCATCACCTAGTTCCCTCTCTTCCCAATATATCAGCTAGTACTACTCTTCCGAATTCCCAATCTCGAGTATCAGTCCCAGCCATTAGTGGGGAGGCATTGGCTGTGGTTCCGATTCATCACAGAGCTGGGCGTCGCGAGTTTGTCCAGCGGCGTATCAGAAGACCCTTCTCTGTTTCAGAAGTAGAAGCATTGGTTCAGGCAGTTGAGAAACTAGGAACCGGAAG gtGGCGTGATGTCAAATTACGTGCTTTTGACAACGCAAAGCATCGTACATATGTGGATTTGAAGGTGAATGGTCCATTTTTGTTTCTGCTTCAGATTGGAG GATAA
- the LOC107889652 gene encoding telomere repeat-binding protein 5 isoform X11, which produces MFLDMVSQTRLEYGFIGYQVPVFPRASRSARVRVPIRKKSGNNEKHAFEILVSVAGDFLQEGETFVPPNCKKDQQNACKNRVLKEQEDEIQSSKCNLSDKETYNEKTLSGYHQIRTVNKFSHAPDQFNLKPYSSLKGFDKLANVSGRNANHSSELGISSLISGEFSVGQFEDARAELSIIQTVKSETLQPTGSLDALEMDCKPPHYFCSGSKTSLFKDWTTLGPSRRSDTIETVSRDDNGNYMADQRIKNLSSSRRWRVSPNLNDGKRRKIFHDGRTSYSRQRSKRISPLKRRDFFNQCRFSGSDRGFQLDDRFNSAADKRVDDDNYCAAIRVASSVASPHPHPGSRDRNVKLRIKSFKVPELLVEIPTTATVGSLKRSVMEAVTTVLGDGLHVGILLQGKKVRDDSKTLIQTGISRDGKHRNLGFMLEPRHAQIKLPRCLGEQGITSHATSFTLDPRTSSISLDPPVAGCINGAQRDHHLVPSLPNISASTTLPNSQSRVSVPAISGEALAVVPIHHRAGRREFVQRRIRRPFSVSEVEALVQAVEKLGTGRWRDVKLRAFDNAKHRTYVDLKVNGPFLFLLQIGG; this is translated from the exons ATGTTTTTAG ACATGGTGTCACAGACAAGATTGGAATATGGTTTCATCGGCTACCAGGTGCCTGTGTTCCCTCGAGCTTCTAGATCAGCAAGG GTTAGGGTGCCAATTAGGAAGAAAAGTGGGAACAATGAGAAACATGCTTTCGAAATTTTGGTTAGTGTAGCTGGTGATTTTTTGCAGGAAGGTGAAACTTTTGTGCCTCCTAACTGTAAAAAGGATCAGCAAAATGCTTGTAAGAATCGTGTTTTAAAGGAACAAGAGGATGAGATTCAATCATCGAAGTGCAACCTTTCCGATAAGGAAACGTACAATGAAAAAACTTTATCTGGTTATCACCAAATCCGTACAGTGAATAAGTTCTCACATGCTCCAGACCAGTTTAATTTGAAACCCTATTCAAGTTTAAAGGGCTTCGATAAGTTGGCCAATGTCAGTGGTAGAAACGCAAACCATTCTTCTGAATTAGGCATTTCTTCTCTTATATCTGGGGAATTTTCTGTAGGGCAATTTGAGGATGCAAGAGCTGAACTTTCAATCATTCAAACTGTAAAAAGTGAAACTCTTCAGCCTACAGGCAGTTTGGATGCGTTGGAAATGGACTGTAAACCTCCTCATTATTTCTGTTCAGGAAGCAAGACATCATTGTTCAAGGATTGGACAACTCTGGGTCCTTCTAGGCGTTCTGATACTATAGAGACAGTTAGTAGAGATGATAACGGAAATTACATGGCAGATCAAAGAATTAAGAACCTGTCTTCATCCAGACGTTGGAGAGTATCTCCGAATTTGAATG ATGGGAAAAGAAGAAAGATTTTCCACGATGGGAGAACTAGTTATAGTCGTCAAAGATCGAAGAGGATCTCTCCTTTGAAGAGAAGGGATTTCTTTAATCAATGCCGCTTCTCTGGGTCGGATCGAGGCTTTCAGCTTGATGACAGATTCAATTCTGCTGCTGACAAGAGAGTCGATGATGATAATTATTGTGCAG CCATTAGAGTGGCATCCTCAGTTGCAAGTCCACATCCACATCCTGGGTCCAGAGACCGTAATG TGAAGCTTCGGATTAAATCCTTCAAGGTTCCAGAACTTCTTGTTGAGATTCCTACAACCGCCACTGTTGGTTCACTGAAA AGGTCAGTCATGGAAGCAGTGACTACTGTACTTGGAGATGGCTTACATGTCGGCATCCTTCTTCAAGGAAAGAAGGTTAGAGATGACAGTAAAACTCTAATTCAGACTGGTATTTCTCGAGATGGCAAGCATCGTAATTTGGGATTTATGTTGGAGCCCAGGCACGCACAAATTAAACTACCTCGATGCTTGGGAGAGCAGGGGATAACAAG TCATGCGACATCTTTTACTCTAGATCCGAGGACTTCTAGCATCTCCCTTGATCCTCCTGTGGCTGGTTGCATCAATGGTGCTCAAAGGGACCATCACCTAGTTCCCTCTCTTCCCAATATATCAGCTAGTACTACTCTTCCGAATTCCCAATCTCGAGTATCAGTCCCAGCCATTAGTGGGGAGGCATTGGCTGTGGTTCCGATTCATCACAGAGCTGGGCGTCGCGAGTTTGTCCAGCGGCGTATCAGAAGACCCTTCTCTGTTTCAGAAGTAGAAGCATTGGTTCAGGCAGTTGAGAAACTAGGAACCGGAAG gtGGCGTGATGTCAAATTACGTGCTTTTGACAACGCAAAGCATCGTACATATGTGGATTTGAAGGTGAATGGTCCATTTTTGTTTCTGCTTCAGATTGGAG GATAA